From a region of the Rhipicephalus microplus isolate Deutch F79 chromosome X, USDA_Rmic, whole genome shotgun sequence genome:
- the LOC119183275 gene encoding uncharacterized protein LOC119183275: MCSRVGAVSAARVGRGIRCTEKPGEDFQVVLPQLPSGDSVLHTVFLHGNLKARPYRVEHVRDSLARLSLLPEVVALGAYQMNHVWAVTFKDDEGKKKMLAAESFDLKDHRCMVVDPRDRGVRLKLYWLLHGVPDEAVRVALTPYGKVTEISRDKWKVQGCNDKGSTTRSVTLRLHAGVSVDDLPHQLRVAEDMALVVIPGRAPLCLRCRAIGHIRRDCRVPRCGVCRRYGHDDAHCVRSYASIAGPGQTDEVSEHLMDAVDAEEASREDGYTEGPATPPEQSSGAALESTNKGDKHSGAPGTNLDTAAVENDATAASKSSSAAREGGPEATDAEMTKAGAIAFKRARETPDRTGNVDTSAINEPPTKTATGRRPTFKPRPNLSPDRRGTQTSAPP, encoded by the coding sequence ATGTGCTCCCGCGTAGGGGCGGTTTCAGCGGCCCGTGTGGGCCGCGGTATCAGGTGTACCGAAAAGCCAGGCGAAGATTTCCAGGTTGTTCTGCCTCAGCTGCCTtcaggtgattccgttttgcacacggtttttttgcacggaaacttgaaagccaggccatatcgagtggagcatgtccgagacagccttgctcgtctttcgctgctgccggaagtggttgccctaggggcataccaaatgaatcatgtatgggcagtgacgttcaaggatgatgagggtaaaaagaagatgctggcggcggagtcttttgatctaaaggaccatcgctgtatggtggttgacccccgtgatcgaggtgtgcggctgaagttgtactggcttcttcatggcgtgccggacgaggctgtgcgagtcgccttaacgccctacggaaaagtgaccgagataagcagagataaatggaaggtgcagggttgcaatgataaaggttcaaccacgcggtcggtcacgctgaggctacacgcgggcgtgtccgtggacgacctgccacaccaactgCGAGTTGCGGAGGATATGGCGCTCGTCGTAATTCCTGGCAGAGCACCGCTATGCCTCCGATGCCGGGCTATCGGACACATTCGACGGGATTGCCGCGTGCCGCGCTGTGGGGTCTGTCGTCGCTATGGCCACGATGACGCCCATTGTGTGAGGTCGTACGCCAGCATTGCGGGCCCAGGCCAAACAGACGAAGTGTCTGAACACCTGATGGATGCCGTGGATGCCGAAGAAGCGAGCAGGGAAGACGGTTATACGGAAGGCCCTGCCACGCCCCCTGAACAGTCTTCTGGGGCCGCACTGGAATCTACCAATAAAGGAGACAAGCACTCTGGTGCGCCAGGAACGAATTTAGACACGGCAGCAGTAGAGAACGACGCTACAGCAGCGAGCAAGTCAtcttcagctgcgcgagagggcggcccggaagcaacggacgccgagatgaccaaggccggtgctatcgcttttaagcgagctcgtgaaacacctgaccgtaccggaaatgttgacacgtcggccatcaatgaacctccaacaaagacggcgactggtcgtcggcctacctttaaaccacgaccaaacctgtctcctgaccgtaggggcactcaaacgtcggccccgccgtag